The proteins below come from a single Beutenbergia cavernae DSM 12333 genomic window:
- a CDS encoding FtsX-like permease family protein produces MGRLIARWGASLRIARRDATRHRGRTALVLAMIALPVLGAVFLATVIRSGAPGPEARASIELGPGAQASIRSGGCVPYLQMPDGGGGGCTGTQVPDLTSEQLADLLPDGLRLVEEQGTMVSVGTADRLAGMQWTQQLDAEALPEIYVVDDGALPTAPGEVALHPRLAHRLDVGVGDAVELTAGETSLDARVVGILRTRNVPMAEALTVEGTFPSAAPSRWLVLGDAPLTWDDVLALNEVGAEVMSRDVILHPPPRSAVPAYETFDVGSPANLGTVGIVAAIAAIGLLEVVLLIGPAFAVGARRSTRQLALLAASGGAPTDMRRVVLASGLVLGLAAGIVGSALGLLGGAALYAVAVATGSGSMPNLVLPWPEAAAAVVLATLLGLAASWVPARGAARSDVTAALAGRRAEARPRRAVPWVGVSIAVLGLVGAVVGAVTTQVVALVVGVVVLEIGLVMAVGGVVTLVGRSAGRLGLAGRIAARDAARQRGRTAPAVAAVLAAIAGATAGAMYFSADRAREEAAWEPQFGIGTVALTSGTPDGSPLTSERVAADLAVLGRHVPLADVANVHTLEMPREDDAAAEYPGHVFASPQIAPEHVCPLFNFALPPTSAEREQYADDPRCDDHPGWSSGGTWTSAGGSGTVVDDGSAAALWGLPGSDDAAAALARGEVLVPDERYVWEDGSAHLTVSTYDYATGVSRDIELEIPAHVVDWHRYALVLPTSAVEARDDIVAVLSGAIAQPVAPPTQAQVDAANADLGEIGVATLDVQEAYSSQVGLILLAVVGVAAIIGLGATWMSVGLAAAESRPDLATLAAVGASPRTRRRVAGAQAGIIAVLGVALGVLTGVLLGWVLVTWQASNVENLYDDRGAWLLVWPWPALAAIALGIPALAVAGAWLTTRSRLPLVRRLAQ; encoded by the coding sequence GTGGGACGACTGATCGCCCGCTGGGGCGCATCCCTGCGGATCGCCCGGCGGGACGCGACGCGCCACCGGGGGCGCACGGCGCTCGTGCTGGCGATGATCGCGCTTCCCGTCCTCGGTGCCGTGTTCCTGGCCACCGTGATCCGCTCCGGCGCCCCAGGACCCGAGGCGCGGGCCAGCATCGAGCTCGGTCCGGGTGCCCAGGCGAGCATCCGGTCCGGCGGCTGCGTCCCGTACCTCCAGATGCCCGACGGCGGCGGCGGCGGATGCACCGGCACGCAGGTTCCCGACCTGACGTCGGAGCAGCTCGCGGACCTCCTGCCGGACGGCCTCCGGCTCGTCGAGGAGCAGGGCACGATGGTCAGCGTCGGCACCGCGGATCGGCTCGCCGGCATGCAGTGGACCCAGCAGCTGGACGCCGAGGCGCTGCCCGAGATCTACGTCGTCGACGACGGCGCCCTGCCGACCGCTCCCGGTGAGGTCGCCCTGCACCCGCGGTTGGCGCACCGGCTGGACGTGGGTGTCGGGGACGCCGTGGAGCTGACTGCCGGCGAGACGAGCCTCGACGCGCGGGTGGTCGGGATCCTGCGGACGCGCAACGTCCCGATGGCCGAGGCGCTCACGGTGGAGGGGACGTTCCCGAGCGCCGCGCCCTCGCGCTGGCTCGTCCTCGGCGACGCGCCGCTCACGTGGGACGACGTGCTCGCGCTCAACGAGGTCGGCGCGGAGGTCATGAGCCGAGACGTGATCCTCCACCCGCCACCGCGCAGCGCCGTCCCTGCCTACGAGACGTTCGACGTCGGGAGCCCGGCCAACCTCGGCACGGTGGGCATCGTCGCGGCGATCGCGGCGATCGGGCTGCTGGAGGTCGTGCTCCTCATCGGGCCGGCGTTCGCCGTCGGTGCCCGGCGCAGCACGCGGCAGCTCGCGCTGCTCGCGGCCAGCGGCGGGGCGCCGACGGACATGCGGCGCGTCGTGCTCGCGTCCGGACTGGTACTCGGCCTCGCTGCCGGGATCGTCGGATCGGCACTGGGCCTGCTCGGCGGGGCCGCGTTGTACGCCGTCGCCGTGGCGACCGGGAGCGGGTCGATGCCCAACCTCGTGCTGCCCTGGCCCGAGGCCGCGGCGGCGGTGGTCCTGGCCACCCTGCTCGGTCTGGCGGCATCGTGGGTGCCGGCGAGAGGCGCGGCGCGGTCCGACGTCACCGCTGCGCTCGCTGGGCGCCGTGCCGAGGCCCGGCCGCGCCGAGCCGTGCCGTGGGTCGGTGTCAGCATCGCCGTCCTCGGCCTGGTCGGCGCCGTCGTCGGCGCGGTGACCACCCAGGTGGTCGCGCTCGTCGTCGGCGTCGTCGTCCTCGAGATCGGGCTCGTCATGGCGGTCGGCGGCGTCGTGACGCTCGTCGGGCGCTCAGCCGGGCGACTCGGCCTCGCCGGCCGGATCGCCGCTCGGGACGCCGCGCGGCAGCGGGGCCGTACGGCGCCCGCGGTGGCGGCCGTGCTCGCGGCGATCGCCGGCGCGACGGCGGGGGCGATGTACTTCTCCGCCGACCGGGCCCGGGAGGAGGCCGCGTGGGAACCGCAGTTCGGGATCGGGACCGTCGCACTGACGTCGGGGACGCCGGACGGCTCGCCGCTGACGTCCGAGCGCGTGGCCGCCGACCTCGCGGTCCTCGGGCGGCACGTCCCGCTCGCCGACGTGGCGAACGTCCACACGCTCGAGATGCCCCGTGAGGACGACGCCGCCGCGGAGTATCCGGGTCACGTGTTCGCCTCGCCCCAGATCGCGCCCGAGCACGTGTGCCCGCTCTTCAACTTCGCGCTCCCACCGACCTCGGCGGAGCGCGAGCAGTACGCCGACGATCCGCGGTGCGACGATCATCCCGGCTGGTCCAGCGGGGGCACCTGGACCAGCGCCGGGGGATCGGGCACCGTGGTCGACGACGGGTCGGCGGCCGCGCTGTGGGGCCTGCCGGGTTCCGACGACGCCGCTGCGGCGCTGGCGCGCGGCGAGGTGCTCGTGCCCGACGAGCGCTACGTCTGGGAGGACGGGTCGGCGCACCTCACCGTCTCGACGTACGACTACGCCACCGGAGTCAGCCGGGACATCGAGCTGGAGATCCCGGCGCACGTCGTCGACTGGCACCGGTACGCGCTCGTGCTGCCGACCAGCGCCGTGGAGGCCCGTGACGACATCGTGGCGGTGCTGTCCGGAGCGATCGCGCAGCCCGTCGCGCCGCCGACGCAGGCGCAGGTCGACGCGGCCAACGCCGACCTGGGGGAGATCGGCGTCGCCACCCTCGACGTGCAGGAGGCGTACAGCTCGCAGGTCGGCTTGATCCTGCTGGCCGTGGTCGGCGTCGCGGCGATCATCGGGCTCGGCGCGACGTGGATGAGCGTCGGTCTGGCCGCCGCGGAGTCCCGCCCGGACCTCGCCACGCTCGCCGCCGTCGGTGCCTCGCCGCGCACCCGCCGTCGCGTGGCCGGCGCCCAGGCGGGGATCATCGCCGTCCTCGGCGTCGCGCTCGGCGTGCTCACCGGGGTGCTGCTGGGCTGGGTCCTCGTGACGTGGCAGGCGAGCAACGTCGAGAACCTCTATGACGACCGCGGCGCCTGGCTGCTCGTCTGGCCGTGGCCCGCGCTCGCGGCGATCGCGCTCGGGATCCCGGCACTGGCCGTCGCCGGTGCGTGGCTCACGACGCGGTCACGGCTGCCGCTCGTGCGGCGCCTCGCCCAGTAG
- a CDS encoding ABC transporter ATP-binding protein, with product MLLALAGVSRVHGTGPTAVHALDDVDLRVRMGELVAVMGPSGSGKSTLLNLAGGLDTPTSGRVTLGRDVLSDVSATERAALRRRRVGYVFQDLNLIPALTAAENVALPRELDGVRARAARKEALAALDDVGLADLADRFPEEMSGGQQQRVAIARALVGPRRLVLADEPTGALDSHTGEAVMRLLRARVDAGAAGLLVTHEPRFAAWADRTVYLRDGVVVDASRDDDAEDLLVGAAAGAAGEDPTWDD from the coding sequence GTGCTCCTGGCGCTCGCGGGTGTCTCGCGCGTCCACGGCACCGGGCCGACGGCCGTGCACGCGCTCGACGACGTCGACCTGCGGGTGCGGATGGGCGAGCTCGTCGCCGTGATGGGGCCGTCCGGGTCGGGGAAGTCCACGCTGCTCAACCTGGCGGGCGGCCTCGACACCCCGACGTCGGGCAGAGTGACGCTCGGCAGGGACGTGCTCTCGGACGTCAGCGCGACCGAGCGGGCCGCGCTGCGCCGTCGTCGCGTCGGCTACGTCTTCCAGGACCTCAACCTCATCCCCGCGCTCACGGCAGCCGAGAACGTGGCGCTGCCGCGCGAGCTCGACGGCGTGCGTGCGCGGGCGGCGCGGAAGGAGGCGCTCGCGGCGCTCGACGACGTCGGGCTCGCCGATCTCGCGGATCGCTTCCCCGAGGAGATGTCCGGCGGGCAGCAGCAGCGGGTCGCGATCGCGCGGGCGCTGGTCGGTCCGCGCCGGCTCGTGCTCGCCGACGAGCCGACCGGCGCGCTCGACTCGCACACCGGGGAAGCGGTCATGCGGTTGTTGCGCGCACGGGTCGACGCCGGCGCGGCGGGCCTGCTCGTGACGCACGAGCCGCGCTTCGCGGCCTGGGCGGACCGGACGGTGTACCTGCGGGACGGCGTCGTCGTCGACGCCTCGCGCGACGACGACGCGGAGGACCTGCTCGTGGGAGCCGCGGCCGGCGCGGCCGGCGAGGACCCGACGTGGGACGACTGA
- a CDS encoding PadR family transcriptional regulator, which produces MSVRNGLIALLSERPMGVYELRKEFDARTGGTWPVNIGQVYATVQRLVRDELVEPLPEDYEVASDVEFFRLTEAGYVAAEAWWAAPVDRSAPGRDELVIKLALAVSAPGVDVGAVVQAQRAESMRALRDFTRLKAGGPAPEQADRDTLAWSLVLDHLTFAAEAEVRWLDHVEVVVTRAAHGVVALSQGDSATDDATAVTNRARR; this is translated from the coding sequence ATGAGCGTGCGGAACGGGCTGATCGCGCTGCTGAGCGAGCGTCCGATGGGCGTGTACGAGCTTCGCAAGGAGTTCGACGCGCGCACCGGCGGAACCTGGCCGGTCAACATCGGTCAGGTGTACGCCACCGTGCAGCGGCTCGTCCGCGACGAGCTCGTCGAACCCCTGCCGGAGGACTACGAGGTCGCCAGCGACGTCGAGTTCTTCCGGCTGACCGAGGCGGGCTATGTCGCGGCCGAGGCGTGGTGGGCCGCCCCGGTCGACCGGTCGGCACCGGGCAGGGACGAGCTCGTCATCAAGCTCGCGCTGGCGGTGTCCGCGCCCGGGGTCGACGTCGGCGCCGTCGTGCAGGCCCAGCGGGCGGAGTCCATGCGCGCGCTCCGTGACTTCACGCGCCTCAAGGCCGGGGGGCCGGCGCCGGAGCAGGCGGACCGCGACACGCTGGCCTGGTCGCTCGTGCTCGACCACCTCACCTTCGCCGCCGAGGCAGAGGTGCGATGGCTCGACCACGTCGAGGTCGTCGTCACCCGTGCCGCGCACGGCGTGGTCGCGCTGTCGCAGGGGGACAGCGCGACCGACGACGCCACCGCCGTCACGAACCGGGCACGCCGGTGA
- a CDS encoding UDP-N-acetylmuramate dehydrogenase, translating into MPGARLAAVPLLADLTTLRVGGPCARFVEAASEAELVAAVAEADAAHEPVLVLGGGSNLLVADAGFDGVVVRDVRTATRVEDASACAGASVVVSAGAPWDDVVVRAVAEGWSGIEALSGIPGSTGATPVQNVGAYGQEVGDVLATVRVYDRALRRVRMLAVGDLRLGYRSSLLKRSLVADDDGVTWGPTPRWVVLEVGFQFRLADLSGPVRYAELARALDVELGARAPAAEVREAVLALRRGKGMVLDGADHDTWSAGSFFTNPVLDADAAALLPERAPRFDAGSGRVKTSAAWLISHAGFDRGHGLPGPAALSTKHVLALTNRGGAKTADLVRLAREVRSGVESSFGVVLEPEPVLVGVSL; encoded by the coding sequence ATGCCCGGGGCTAGGCTCGCAGCTGTGCCGCTGCTCGCCGACCTCACGACCCTTCGCGTCGGCGGTCCGTGCGCGCGGTTCGTCGAGGCGGCCAGCGAGGCGGAGCTCGTCGCCGCCGTGGCCGAGGCCGACGCCGCCCACGAGCCGGTGCTCGTGCTCGGCGGAGGATCGAACCTCCTGGTCGCCGACGCCGGGTTCGACGGCGTCGTCGTCCGGGACGTCCGCACCGCGACGCGGGTCGAGGACGCGTCGGCGTGCGCCGGCGCGAGCGTGGTGGTCTCCGCGGGCGCGCCCTGGGACGACGTCGTGGTCCGCGCCGTCGCGGAGGGGTGGTCCGGGATCGAGGCGCTGTCGGGCATCCCCGGCTCGACGGGCGCCACGCCCGTGCAGAACGTCGGCGCGTACGGGCAGGAGGTGGGCGACGTCCTCGCGACCGTCCGCGTGTACGACCGCGCCCTGCGGCGGGTGCGGATGCTCGCCGTCGGCGACCTCCGGCTCGGGTACCGCAGCTCGCTGCTCAAGCGGTCGCTCGTGGCCGACGACGACGGCGTCACGTGGGGGCCGACGCCACGCTGGGTCGTGCTCGAGGTCGGGTTCCAGTTCCGCCTCGCCGATCTCAGCGGGCCGGTGCGGTACGCGGAGCTCGCGCGGGCTCTCGACGTCGAGCTCGGCGCGCGCGCTCCGGCCGCCGAGGTGCGCGAGGCCGTGCTCGCGCTGCGGCGGGGGAAGGGCATGGTGCTCGACGGCGCCGACCACGACACGTGGAGCGCCGGGTCGTTCTTCACGAACCCGGTGCTGGACGCCGACGCCGCGGCTCTCCTCCCGGAGCGCGCGCCGCGCTTCGACGCCGGATCCGGGCGCGTGAAGACCAGCGCCGCCTGGCTCATCTCGCACGCCGGGTTCGACCGCGGTCACGGCCTGCCCGGTCCGGCCGCGCTGTCGACGAAGCACGTCCTCGCGCTCACCAATCGCGGCGGTGCGAAGACCGCCGACCTCGTGCGGCTCGCCCGCGAGGTGCGGTCCGGGGTGGAGTCCTCGTTCGGCGTCGTGCTCGAGCCGGAGCCCGTGCTCGTGGGCGTCTCGCTGTAG
- a CDS encoding MFS transporter, translating into MSAPSAPSTAAAALVGRASYAVFAVFALNGFLFAGWVSRLPAVRDLLGLSPAQIGLILLVGSAGSVLALPLTGAVVVRIGTARTVLVAAGVACLGMGLVALAVALGLAPMLAACLFVAQIGIAGWDVAMNLEGAAVERLLGRAIMPRYHAGFSVGTVAGAGFGALSARLGLDVSVHLVVVLAVVALAVVASVRFFLPAALEHAGEEPAATEKHGAGRSVFGAWLEPRTLLIGLLVLSAALTEGAANDWLSLAVIEGFELRDDAAALVLAVFLASMTGMRFFGTGLLDRFGRVAVLRLCIALALVGLALFALAPWMPVAVAGAVLWGFGAALGFPVGMSAASDDPAHAAARVSVVASIGYTAFLAGPPLLGLLAEHVGYRNALLAILVPLAISLLVTRSAAPPGPEPERPDARG; encoded by the coding sequence ATGAGCGCGCCGTCCGCCCCCTCGACCGCCGCGGCGGCGCTGGTGGGGCGCGCGTCGTACGCGGTGTTCGCCGTCTTCGCGCTCAACGGGTTCCTGTTCGCCGGTTGGGTCTCGCGGCTCCCGGCGGTCCGCGACCTCCTGGGCCTGTCGCCGGCGCAGATCGGGCTCATCCTGCTCGTCGGCTCCGCCGGTTCCGTGCTCGCACTCCCGCTCACCGGGGCTGTCGTGGTCCGGATCGGGACCGCGCGCACCGTGCTCGTCGCCGCCGGCGTCGCCTGCCTGGGGATGGGTCTCGTGGCCCTCGCCGTGGCGCTCGGCCTCGCCCCGATGCTCGCGGCGTGCCTGTTCGTGGCGCAGATCGGCATCGCCGGCTGGGACGTGGCCATGAACCTCGAGGGAGCCGCCGTCGAACGGCTCCTCGGCCGCGCGATCATGCCGCGGTACCACGCCGGGTTCTCCGTCGGCACCGTGGCGGGAGCGGGGTTCGGGGCGCTCAGCGCCCGGCTGGGTCTCGACGTGAGCGTGCACCTCGTCGTCGTGCTCGCCGTCGTGGCGCTCGCCGTCGTCGCCTCCGTGCGGTTCTTCCTGCCGGCGGCGCTGGAGCACGCGGGTGAGGAACCCGCGGCGACCGAGAAGCACGGCGCGGGCCGCAGCGTGTTCGGCGCCTGGCTCGAGCCCCGCACGCTCCTCATCGGGCTCCTCGTGCTGTCGGCGGCGCTCACCGAGGGGGCGGCGAACGACTGGCTGAGCCTCGCCGTCATCGAGGGCTTCGAGCTGCGCGACGACGCCGCCGCCCTCGTCCTGGCCGTCTTCCTGGCGTCGATGACCGGCATGCGCTTCTTCGGCACGGGGCTCCTCGACCGGTTCGGGCGGGTGGCCGTGCTCCGGCTGTGCATCGCGCTGGCCCTGGTCGGGCTCGCCCTGTTCGCGCTGGCTCCGTGGATGCCGGTCGCCGTCGCGGGTGCTGTGCTGTGGGGGTTCGGCGCCGCGCTCGGGTTCCCCGTCGGGATGAGCGCCGCGTCCGACGACCCCGCGCACGCGGCGGCGCGCGTCTCCGTCGTCGCGTCCATCGGTTACACGGCGTTCCTCGCGGGCCCGCCGCTGCTCGGGCTGCTCGCCGAGCACGTGGGGTACCGCAACGCGCTGCTGGCGATCCTCGTCCCGCTCGCCATCAGCCTTCTCGTCACGCGGTCGGCGGCACCGCCGGGTCCCGAGCCGGAGCGGCCGGATGCCCGGGGCTAG
- a CDS encoding MFS transporter → MPSSPRRRATLPAWIARHPDPPRLARARWMLMGLFALNGITFSSWLARLPAVRDALALTEAEIGGVLLFGAAGALVTVPFAGALCLRIGSAWAIRLGGIAFAVAYLLIGLGPALRSVPVLAAGLAVSGVAFAILNVPLNLESARVERRLGRTVLPQFHAAFSIGAVGGSLLGAAAAALGVGLLVQFTGVAIASLVWRLAAVRHLLPPDAAPELDRVEVAVRSRRRSPGAALGAWLEPRTLLLGVVVLAAALSEGAANDWLSLGVVDAFGVTEASGALVFAAFVSAMTAVRLLGARAVDTYGRVPVLRASGAVALVGLVAFALAPSLPLAVAGAIAWGSGAALAVPLAVAAASEDPLRAAGRVSVITSFSSFASLVAPPLLGLLAHDVGIRPALLTIAVPLALALLVAGSVRQQRDDVAETGRTAVADAVPVRERVEAMPPELEVRA, encoded by the coding sequence GTGCCCTCGTCGCCCCGCCGCCGCGCCACCCTGCCGGCCTGGATCGCCCGCCACCCCGACCCGCCGCGCCTCGCCCGCGCCCGCTGGATGCTCATGGGCCTGTTCGCGCTCAACGGCATCACGTTCTCGAGCTGGCTGGCCCGGCTCCCCGCCGTCCGCGACGCGCTCGCGCTCACCGAGGCCGAGATCGGCGGCGTCCTGCTGTTCGGGGCAGCGGGCGCGCTCGTCACCGTGCCGTTCGCCGGCGCCCTGTGCCTGCGGATCGGGAGCGCCTGGGCGATCCGGCTCGGCGGCATCGCGTTCGCCGTGGCGTACCTCCTGATCGGGCTGGGCCCCGCGCTGCGGAGCGTCCCGGTGCTCGCTGCCGGGCTCGCCGTGAGCGGGGTGGCGTTCGCGATCCTCAACGTGCCGCTCAACCTCGAGTCGGCGCGCGTGGAACGTCGGCTCGGGCGCACCGTGCTCCCGCAGTTCCACGCCGCGTTCTCGATCGGGGCCGTCGGCGGCTCGCTGCTCGGTGCGGCGGCCGCCGCGCTCGGCGTCGGGCTGCTCGTGCAGTTCACGGGCGTCGCGATCGCGTCGCTCGTGTGGCGCCTCGCCGCCGTCCGGCACCTCCTGCCGCCCGACGCCGCACCCGAGCTCGACCGGGTGGAGGTCGCGGTGCGCAGCCGGCGGCGCTCACCCGGTGCCGCGCTGGGCGCGTGGCTCGAGCCGCGCACGCTGCTGCTCGGCGTCGTCGTCCTCGCGGCCGCACTCTCGGAAGGTGCCGCGAACGACTGGCTGAGCCTCGGCGTCGTCGACGCGTTCGGGGTCACCGAGGCGAGCGGCGCCCTGGTGTTCGCCGCGTTCGTCTCCGCGATGACGGCGGTGCGCCTGCTCGGCGCGCGCGCGGTCGACACGTACGGCCGGGTCCCGGTGCTCCGGGCGAGCGGCGCCGTGGCGCTCGTCGGGCTGGTCGCGTTCGCTCTCGCGCCGTCGCTCCCGCTCGCCGTCGCCGGCGCGATCGCGTGGGGGAGCGGCGCCGCGCTCGCCGTGCCGCTCGCCGTCGCCGCGGCCTCCGAGGACCCGCTCCGCGCGGCCGGCCGCGTGTCGGTGATCACGAGCTTCTCGTCGTTCGCGTCGCTCGTCGCCCCGCCGCTGCTCGGGCTCCTCGCGCACGACGTCGGGATCCGGCCCGCGCTGCTGACGATCGCCGTCCCGCTGGCGCTCGCCCTGCTCGTCGCCGGGAGCGTGCGGCAGCAGCGCGACGACGTGGCCGAGACCGGGCGAACCGCCGTCGCGGACGCCGTTCCGGTCCGTGAGAGGGTCGAGGCGATGCCCCCCGAGCTCGAGGTCCGCGCATGA
- a CDS encoding LacI family DNA-binding transcriptional regulator — MGRPTLADVAAAAGVSPSTASLAFSGAGPVAAATRERVMAAAAQLGYTGPNPIARSLRRGQSGVVGVITGRHLSRSFRDPVSVQTLDGIADALGARDLGMLLIPFDDAAPGVPQLVAHAAMDAAIMIATPAPGDRALRTLLARDVPTVTLDSRHRGTASVRIADRAGMRDLASEVVALGHTRIAVLTLPFAPGRGTGELDPDHLPRPTYTPTRNRLAGVRDAGIRPVAVVEAGASLVEEGFEAARRLLARDPRPTAIIAFSDLLAAGVVLAARELGLDVPGDLTVTGFDGVDLPWLAPDVLASAMQPFVHKGTLAAEAAAALIAGEDVRTPDLTVVPRPGTTTGPPPH; from the coding sequence ATGGGTCGACCCACGCTGGCCGACGTCGCCGCCGCCGCCGGAGTCTCCCCGTCGACGGCGAGCCTCGCCTTCTCGGGCGCGGGCCCGGTCGCCGCGGCCACCCGCGAACGCGTCATGGCGGCCGCGGCGCAGCTCGGCTACACCGGGCCCAACCCGATCGCCCGGTCGCTGCGCCGGGGCCAGAGCGGCGTCGTCGGTGTCATCACGGGCCGGCACCTCTCGCGCAGCTTCCGCGACCCCGTCTCCGTCCAGACGCTCGACGGCATCGCCGATGCGCTCGGCGCCCGCGACCTCGGCATGCTGCTCATCCCGTTCGACGACGCCGCCCCGGGCGTGCCGCAGCTGGTGGCCCACGCGGCGATGGACGCCGCGATCATGATCGCCACGCCCGCCCCCGGCGACCGGGCTCTGCGCACCCTCCTCGCCCGCGACGTCCCGACGGTCACGCTGGACTCGCGGCACCGCGGCACCGCGAGCGTCCGGATCGCCGACCGCGCCGGGATGCGCGACCTCGCGAGCGAGGTGGTCGCGCTGGGGCACACGCGCATCGCCGTCCTCACGCTCCCGTTCGCACCCGGTCGCGGCACCGGGGAGCTCGACCCCGATCACCTGCCCCGCCCCACCTACACCCCCACGCGGAACCGCCTCGCCGGGGTGCGCGACGCCGGCATCCGGCCGGTCGCCGTCGTCGAGGCGGGTGCGTCGCTCGTCGAGGAGGGGTTCGAGGCCGCTCGGCGGCTGCTGGCGCGCGATCCGCGCCCGACGGCGATCATCGCGTTCTCCGACCTGCTCGCCGCGGGCGTGGTGCTCGCCGCGCGCGAGCTCGGGCTCGACGTCCCCGGGGACCTCACGGTGACGGGGTTCGACGGCGTCGACCTCCCCTGGCTCGCGCCGGACGTGCTCGCCAGCGCGATGCAGCCGTTCGTCCACAAGGGCACGCTCGCCGCCGAGGCAGCGGCTGCCCTCATCGCCGGCGAGGACGTGCGCACCCCGGACCTCACCGTCGTCCCGCGTCCGGGCACGACGACCGGCCCGCCCCCGCACTGA
- a CDS encoding MaoC/PaaZ C-terminal domain-containing protein, with protein MSPLRTTDVGAELFVREVEITRELLVRYAGASGDVNAIHYNDAVAEAAGLPGVIAHGMLTMGLAGSALTDWLAGLDDDGVARVVRYGVRFSRPIVVPALGSTTLVVTGTLGARDDEAGTARVDLRAVCDGVTVLGKAQATITL; from the coding sequence GTGAGCCCGTTGCGCACCACCGACGTCGGGGCGGAGCTGTTCGTCCGCGAGGTCGAGATCACCCGCGAGCTGCTCGTGCGCTACGCCGGAGCGAGCGGCGACGTCAACGCGATCCACTACAACGACGCCGTCGCGGAAGCCGCCGGTCTGCCCGGCGTCATCGCTCACGGCATGCTCACCATGGGTCTCGCGGGTTCCGCGCTCACGGACTGGCTCGCGGGCCTCGACGACGACGGCGTGGCGCGTGTCGTGCGGTACGGCGTGCGGTTCTCGCGGCCGATCGTGGTGCCGGCGCTCGGGTCGACGACGCTCGTCGTGACCGGGACGCTCGGCGCGCGCGACGACGAGGCGGGCACCGCCCGCGTCGACCTGCGGGCCGTGTGCGACGGCGTCACCGTGCTCGGCAAGGCCCAGGCGACCATCACGCTCTGA
- a CDS encoding FAS1-like dehydratase domain-containing protein has protein sequence MGTSGVDASLVGRVFTATPPFEVDRSAIRAFAGVVGATAPVHHDPTAARAAGFADVVAPVTFAVVIAQGAESEYVADPASGIDFSRVVHAEESFTHVRPIVAGDVLRTAVHVDSVTERGGLALVTTRTEITSGDDAVATVVSTLAVRGAES, from the coding sequence GTGGGCACGTCGGGCGTCGACGCGAGCCTCGTCGGGCGCGTCTTCACCGCCACGCCGCCGTTCGAGGTGGATCGCTCGGCGATCCGCGCGTTCGCCGGCGTCGTCGGGGCGACCGCACCTGTGCACCACGACCCGACTGCGGCGCGCGCCGCAGGCTTCGCCGACGTCGTCGCCCCGGTGACGTTCGCCGTCGTGATCGCCCAGGGCGCCGAGTCGGAGTACGTGGCCGACCCGGCGTCCGGCATCGACTTCTCCCGCGTGGTCCACGCGGAGGAGAGCTTCACGCACGTGCGCCCGATCGTCGCCGGCGACGTGCTGCGCACCGCCGTGCACGTCGACTCCGTGACCGAGCGGGGCGGCCTGGCCCTCGTGACCACGCGGACCGAGATCACCTCCGGCGACGACGCCGTCGCCACGGTGGTCTCGACGCTCGCTGTGCGGGGGGCCGAGTCGTGA
- the rpmG gene encoding 50S ribosomal protein L33, which produces MASKSADIRPKITLACEVCKERNYITTKNRRNHPDRLELQKFCPRCTAKTAHRETR; this is translated from the coding sequence GTGGCCAGCAAGTCGGCTGACATCCGCCCGAAGATCACGCTCGCGTGCGAGGTCTGCAAGGAGCGCAACTACATCACGACGAAGAACCGTCGGAACCACCCCGACCGGCTCGAGCTCCAGAAGTTCTGCCCGCGCTGCACGGCGAAGACGGCGCACCGCGAGACCCGCTGA